The Macrobrachium rosenbergii isolate ZJJX-2024 chromosome 14, ASM4041242v1, whole genome shotgun sequence sequence tacatacttttatacaaacatatgtatgtgtatatacagtatatacgtatatacacatacacacacacacacacatatatatatatatatatatatatatatatatatatatatgtatatgtatatgagtatatatatatatatatatatatatatatatatatatatatatatatatatatatgtatatgtatatgagtgtatatatatatatatatatatatatatatatatatatatatatatatatatatatatatatcgttctctCCTTTATGCCTGATCACATTATCCAATTTTAGTTCCAAAAATAAGTCCCTACGAGCAAAATTGAAACTATAACAATGGAAACAATGCGAATTCTTGGTTTTCTGGCTcgtttaatgtaataataataataataataataataataaataataataataataataataataataataataataataataataatctgtgaatTGCATAGTAAAAGCTGAGGATTCAAGATTCAGAAGCAGCAGTTAGAGACTGACAACATCTCTGCCATTTATAAACACTTCCCTTCACgaaatgtcctgctgaaatttcCCTCCCCAATTCTGTTGTCGTGGAAGGATGCCAAAGGATATGTAAATAAGGGGGGAACACAATCTGAATAAGAGTCCAAAGAAAGAGACCTAAAAGGTATTTGGAAAATGCTggggtaaaaaagagagagagagagagagagagagagagagagagagagagagagagagagagagagagagagagagagagagagagagttaggagaaATGTTTGCAAAGACGAGTGTCACCCGATGCGATATCGACTTCCACTCTGCATTTTTCCCCGGTGTTTGCAAAAGAGTGAATTGCTTTTTCACGTCTTTAGTGAAATTTCGGAGTTTGCGTTGAGTGAAAGATTGGAAGTCCTTAACGCAAAAGGTAAAATCAAATACTGAGAATGATTTAACTCTGAAACTTAactatatttatgaataaaacctTCGAAGACTGAAATAACGTAATTCATAGAATCGAAATAAATCATCCGGCTGATCATCTACTGATATATGGGAAAGAAGCGCCTAATGTACGGATTTACTACTAgcgtagattattattattattattattattattattattattattattttttttttttttttttttggggggtctatCACGGtcaccctattcgactgggtggtttttatagtgtgggggttccgggttgcatcctgccttcttaggagtccataataataataataaaaggtagcAACAGGAATAAGAAGTATAGAATTAGCGAAATCGGAGACTAAGAAAAGACAATTTGATTTCTTTGTAAATTCTATTGCATGGTAGTACCTTATGCCAATGAACCAGacatttataattgataaagCTATAATTAGTCTGAGCAACAAAAGCTAAGAAGTTATTATGTGTATCCAGTTAACTTTTTACTCTTACTAAGGTTATGTATAGATACAAAAGTTTTATAAACCAAAGCCTAAATCACGGTACTtttataagcatacatatatcaatatatagaaGATTCGCAGGATATATGAAAAAGATATGATAACACTGTTCATTAACTATTACTTATATATAGGCTAAAATTCTGTTTTCCTGCAATCTGACAAAGTCAGTATTCGATCTCTGTTCCTATATTTCTCTCCTAGTAATATCACAGCTCTCATGAATGTTCTTTTATTCGACATACAGGGTTTACCCATTTATAATGGTTTTAGAAATCCTTTTACCAGTATGGttccatcaaataacttttagAACTTAATGTCGAAAGcactgattttgatattttttttttgtgttttattgtcaAAATACGTCAGAGATTTACAGTGACAAGATGTTATAATGCTGTGTGCATTTCAACTGACTAGGAAACCAGATTTTATTAACGTCTCAAGATATGGAGGATAGCAATCAGTTCATCTGTATGTTTCGCTAACATGAGCATCTACACGTAAGCTAAAGCAAATAAACCTACACACTCACATAAATGCACtgacgcacaaacacatatatacttgAAAGTTTTGCCAGcatagaaaaatgaaagtaaatgcgAACCACAGTAAGGTTACGAGGATAAATGGAAACATGGAAGACAGGGTCATGAATATTAATACGGTTGTTCAAAGAATGTTAAccgttaatttttatatatctttaggATGTAATGAGTAATGAtacgaccagagagagagagagagagagagagagagagagagagagagagagagagagagagagagagagaggaaaaccaaCGAAAGTAATAACATGCATACAACAGATATTAGAAGAGAACTCTAGTGTCATGGGAAATCTTAACTGGAAGGTATGACGGTAAAGTTGGGTAAACTCTCCTTTTTAGTAGATGTTaaatacgaaacaaaaaaaaacaaacaaaaaatattccgtTAAAGGGAAGTAAGTGCGTAATATATGTGGCAAGGGAAGGACTGAGAGGATCATAATGTGGAAATTCGTAAAGGTAGTTAGAAAACTAGCGCTGATAACAAGATATGTCAGAGTGCTTTGAAGGGTTCGTCACGTGAAATGAATGGTGACGGGTTTGTCACGTGAAATGAATGGTGACAATTATAAAACTGGCTCTTTCTTACCGGGGGACATAATTTGCATCTGATAAGTAATTTATACCTTTCATAAACAATTACTCATTGACTGCTCATACGCCCAAATAAGATTTATTAATGACTCTGTAATAATATGGACAATTTTTCTCAGTCCTTCACTGCTGCAACGAAGCTATTTTGTGAAGTCATCAGGATCTGATGAATAGTTTaggattttatatgaaaatctatTACGCGCTCCAAACCAACAAACTTCAAACACATGATAACATTTCCCAACACATGACCCTATTACATTTAAAGTTACAGAGCACATGAATCTAGCCTCTCTGCAATGTATGCAATGATGTTATTGTGTGTTGTTCCAGCCGCGTGATAATGAGCTCGTGAAAATTATGTAATCCAGTCTGCTACCCGAAGCCATCTTTCTAATGAGGGGTCATACGAACCTCTAAGGCAAAAGGTtctttatcatttaatatttccaAACTGGTCAGGTTTGCAAGGTTGGGAAATCAACCCAACAAAATCGCCTCTCTTTCAAAGAGCTACATTCCTATATCTTTCAAAGCATGAGACTTTCACATAATtcttatgaaaaacaaacaaatgaaggtGAAAAAAAGTGTACTGATAAACCAGAATCTTATAAGGATGACATAAATGGGaaggaattttacttattgatgcAACGTGATTCACACCAAATGCAGGAGGAACAGAGAACTCCAATACGAATCCGTCTCCAGCAGAAAGTCAACAGACAATTTCAATAATATGAACATTTTGCGCAATATTCTAAAAATCATCATGCTTAATTAACAAGAGAAAATAGAAGATAAACAAATACtgtttgaaagtaaaaataagcGATCACAATTCATACATCAgagaaaaatatgggaaaaaatctGTTCGGAAGTTACAAGTCAGTTAAAATGTGCTAAAATAAagtcttttaacattttttttactaaaatgtatTAAGTCTTTCAGCATTATAAGCATCATAGCACAGTTTTCACAAGATAGacaaataataatcttttttatagTCGTAAAACTGTTGTACGATTATTTGATTTCGAAATACAAGGTatgttaaaaaatacaaaattcgttGTATGAGTGTTTATAAGTTGGTCACATATGAACAAGAAAGTAACCCTATAGCTAAATATTTAATACCCGTACTCTAGGTATTCAGTTATGTAtcacttgtatataaaaaaacgtCGTTAcagttaagcaaaaaaaaaaaaaaaaaatactggccaTTCGTGTAGtaataaaataggaaaagtaAACGCTTTTGATCAGACAGAGCTGTTATCATGAACAGAAAACCCAATACAACCTTTACAACCGAATTCAAATCAGTCACTTCGTTCCGATTAGCTTTCAGTCGCAGGTGGCCAGGAAAGAATTTCCGCTCACAAGAGATGTGAATCTACCTTTCAACAGGAAATGCCTTTCAACTAACGTGGAATCCTCTGGATTCAAATTCCGCTGAATTCTCATTACCTTTGAATCAAATGGATGAGATGGGAGTTGGGAGTTGCACGTGTATCAGAGGAGAAACGGACAGGAAACATACTTTTCTGACGACTTGGCACTCGTGTTACAATAAAGGTTTCCAATCATTGTGATTTAAGGCGAGCATTTTTTCTTACACAGCCTCAGGGAAAGAAGAGCGATTCCAGGACCATGCTACTTCTAGACAGGCTCGCAAAGCCAAGTTCACTGAGAGAAGACAATTAGTCTAGGAAACTACAGTGATCACGTAGCAGCCAAAATATTTACAGCAACAGAGTCACGGCATTTAGGGTTATGAGATAAATCGCTCTGGGAAAATACTCAAATATGaatttagatgaaaatattaTCTTCATTTCTCAGAGAATATAACATTATATTTGACATTCAGTGACtacaaatgaatatcattataggAACCATTAGGAACTTCCGTATTTATGACTGtgaattattttcatgaatataagATTGAAAACCATTCTCTTGATGCTCCACTggaaccccccaccccaccattACCGGCAACGAAAACGGGTTAATTTCCAAAACAATACAGTTcgtgaattaatgaaaaaatataactttatacGTTTGCATATCAAATTTCATGTTTCCTACAAAGGGAAATTTTGTCAATAAATTGACAATTATCACTCAGAAATAAATTgtgctttatataattatcactATATATTATAGATCTGAAATATGCATTACTTATtaaacagctttatatatatatatatatatatatatatatatatatatatatatatatatatatatatatatatataatataattatatataaatgaattccaCAAATCTTGAAGAACTTCCTAACTCTTAGATGGAACTAGTGccctttcattaaatattttccacAATAGATGGTTATGCAGTGGAACAAAATAACCAGCAAGCTTAACAAATCTATTCtcaccactttatatatatatatatatatatatatgtatgtatgtatatatatatatatatatatatatatatatatatatatatatatatatatatatatatatatacatatatatacatacacaaaaagccATTACACaccagattttatatatttatatatatatatatatatatatatatatatatatatatatatatatatatatatatatatgtgtacagctATCACCACTGgattatgaactaaaaaaataGGCTGTGAAAACTCCGATGTAAGTTTTACCAAGGATGAAAATCAGAAATGAAACTTAGTAATTTCACTGTTACCAACAGATGGCGTTAGGATTATGTAGTTTGCATAAACATTCAAAGTAAGTATACATGGTTGAATCATTACaatgaatgcatacatacatacatacatacatacatacacacacacacatatatatatatatatatatatatatatatatatatatatatatatatatatatatattatatattatatacacaactGAAGTTAAAGTAGTCTGAAACCATTCATTAAAGTAGTCTGAAACCAGTCATTGCAAAAAGGATAATTACTTTTCCGGTTGATTTGCAGATGCGAGACAGCTTTCCAAGTACTGTAATACGAATCACTGACAGATAATACTTAGTTTCTTCTTTATATTCAAcatactcatttcattattcgaGAACCATATTAATTTCAGGGAGCATCTCTCCATTTTATTCTGAGAGTAGATTCTTCTTTAACCTTGAATTCACTCTCATTCACTCACTCCGGCGGCTCTCGGGCCTCTTGGTGGTCCATGGACGCCTGCACCAGACCTCTCCTCGTTCCCCTGTTGAGTGCAGCATCTCTCCAGTTACTCTCAGGATCCTCCATTCCCAATCCTCTTAGATCTctgaacacattatctttccatctcatcctcggtcTCCCCACCGGTCCTCTCCCTTCCGCTGATCCTTCCATAACCACTTTAGGCATTCTGCCCGCTCCCATTTTAACCATATGCCCAGCCCAACGTATCGTCTGCGATCTTACATAGACGTTATTAGCGGTTGTCCggttaaatctctcatttcaCTGTTGTGCATTCTTCTCCAAACTCCTTCATTTATATTGTAAATGGAGCCTGTTATTCTacgcaaaatgttattttcaaagatCAGTAGTCTCTGTTTTTGACGTTTAGTCAAGTGTCCAGGTCTCGCAACCATATAGTACTACTGGCCAGATAATTGTgttgtaaattcttaatttggtaTACCTAATGATGTTTCTGCTctttaaaagatgttttaaacAGAAAAGGCATCTATTCTTTGCTGTAATTCTAAACAGAAcatctctctccatctcatttctggatgttaacATACTTCCTAGAGATTTAAATTCCCTCGCGTTCTCAATAGCtcccatattttttgttgttggctGTTCATTAACAAATctcatcattttggttttacttccaCTGATCTCTAGTCCCACTCTGGTAGCAGTTTCTTTGAATGGTATATACAAACgttctatattttgtatatctgtgCCTAAGAAATGAACATCATCTGCAAATGCAAGGACTTGGGCAATTGTATCTCCCACCCTCAACTTCCTCGATACTCCGCaaaattttctctaaaattagATTAGACAACATTGGAGATAGAAGGCATCCATGTCTCAAAcctgttttaatttcataatattctgTCCTTTTCCTTCCCACCTGGACAACTCTTATTATTCCTGTAGCATACTTTTGCTAAGTTTATAAGCTTTTCTGGTATACCAAATTCCTCTTTAACACTCCACATTGATGGTCTATGGTTGCTATAATATGATTGCTTAAAGTCTACAAAAACCTGCCACATATATCTATTATACTCCCAGTGTTTTTCCCTTATCTACCTAATAGTAAAAATTTGGTCAATTGTTGATCTTTCCTTTCTGAATCCACATTGATATTCGCCCAAAGCTGTCTCCACATAAGgttgtaatttatcttttataattttggctAGAACCTTCTAGCAGGTTGGCAGAAGTGTAATCCCTTTATAAATAGCACTGTCTGTCTAGCCTCCCTCTTTATGTACCGGGACAAAGTTGCCCGTTTCCCATGTTGTTGGcttctcttctgttctccagATCATTATTAGAAGTTCAAAGATCTTTGAGTGAAACATCTTGCGGCCAATTTTATGGAGCTCTGCTGGTATTTTATCCAAACCAGGTACCTTATCATTCTTCAGGCTATTGATTGCATTCTTCACATCCATCTGTGTTGGTTCCTCCACTCTCAAATCTGGTGCCCGCATATGTCTCCCTTCAAAAGGATTTACTGGGTCGTCTCTATTCACTGGCTCACAGAAATAGTTCTCCCACATCTCCAGTACTTTTTCCTCCTGTGCCGTAATACTTCCATTGGCATCTTTCACTATTCTGCTTCTTGCTTGGTATCCATTCTTTATATTCCTGATACCCTTATAACCTTCCCTTATCCTACCATGTTTCTGTCCATGTCATCCAGTTCCTTATTTAATGCATCTCTCGTTGGTACCCTTCTTTTCTCCCTGAAGTTCTCTTCTAGTGCCAGATTATTCCTgttctgaaagaattctattcttgTTTGTTCCCTTTCATCCACCATTCTTCTGCAGTCATCATCAAACCAATGTTGTTACGTGTGCTCTCCATGTACCCGATGGTTTCCTCAGCTGCTTCTTCAACAATTTGTTCTATGTCTCCACATTTTTCCTGAAGtcctatttcttcatcttcatttagcAGTTGTAAAACATCAAATCTGTTTCTACTTTCTATTTGGTATTCCATACTACATGTCTCATCTCTGAGCTTGACTATTGCTTTTAATCTCAGTAGTTTCATATCCCCTCGTTGTAATTTTcactattaattttcttttgccttatattctctctcaatttctttttatgtatccTATCAATCATAGTCTGTTTCTTCACCTCCCTGTTTTTATCCATATGCCATAATTCAGCCATTTTCTCCGTGTATGCACCTCTCGCTTCTTCATTATCAGAtcctattttcttatttatttttttacagccACATTTTCACCACTCCCTCTCTAACTTATATTGACCCTAAGTTTTACTTCAATCAAAATTTGATCAGATATACCTACAGACACTCCTCTTCTCACCATTATTAACAAATAACTCAACAAATTTTCAATACTATTTTCTATTTCCCAAGTACTTTAtcctctatcacacacacacacacacacacacaatacacttgtcactagaaagcctttcatccaagtgcaagatatttgaagtcattctgatgtccagtagcgggaatcgaacccgtaTCCCAAGCAATCAGAACAAGGTTGCATTGCCAACCTGGCCACAAGAAAGTCGTAactggtaaaaggtgaccagtagattatatattataacactttataatatatatatatatatatatatatatatatatatatatatatatatatatatatatattataaagtgttataataatatataaaaccattctacaaatattataTGTGTCTCTgttaaaattttgatgttttgcttgcagatttgtcatttgttgtgatatgattttaaaatgtcttttcttacagataaattgtgtatcatgtaatcttaaaatgttttgatatgttttttccatttgtttaatatatggtgcagtatataaaattgtatgcTCAGTGTTATGGACTTGAATTCTTAGCGTGTTGTACAGAATTAGAgggagatatttttgaaccattatcagatcACTACATCCTGTACTGACATAAGTGTTTGGGCGAAGTCATGTTTGGAGAGAGGCAGAGGCCTCTTTGTCTTATCTGACGAGTTGAAAGCCAATCGGCAAATTGcttgttatatgtttattatgtgtgtctgttccatggttattagctgtgtctatgcttattcttttccatgatcttgagtaatggaatgaggaacagagatgtatatgaagttgacatgctgacagcgagcCAGAATTGGTCCAaaattgtttctctttatttgctCAGGTGTTTGAGTGACCGGAcaatgtcaatcattgataagatctctggcatatttccttctgagccttagaattccctctatgtatactgtacatgtatacctgtatgtataatgtatgtacactttatgtatcatgtattctgggagggcttgaagataaaagaggactGCTGAATGAGAAAGAGGCAGTTAGGAACAAGGGTTGCTGGAAATAGgtcctgtctccctctctctctcaaattaccatCCATGTATAAGGGGTTTACTGGCTGTTCTCTtatttgtacaagttttgttaactcacccaagaagtgtatacattttgtaagagtgatctaaggtattcatattgtgcaagcattgtgtcaagtgtataatggtgtaccagttataaaggtaaagtgatgtttactggtttttattatgttcagAGTTAAAGTggtgttctaggtaaaagagaattatcattttgataagaggtgaataatatctcttatagtgagttctaatgtgtcttgctgctaattatatatcattgtgtatatcattgtgacttggcagtgttgtctttgagaaagtcttagaaagacatgagtttaaccctttttaaaaaagtgaaggtaatctttagaaagattgatataatctttaaatatattttgacttagtgaaatggctgttggtatatttccatttttgcatattttgtttttatatgtctgtgtcataatattactctaattttattattaatgtttaacaaagttttgtgctggttgttacttagcattttgttagtgcatacttattattgagatttcagagaatacttatatggattccagtcagtaatattttggtgaacacttgtgttgagtttagttaatcaggtgtATGTTTAAAACtagagtgatagttaatggtctgaatcttacttaaccaaactgctttcttaataagttaaagttttgtaaattaaacttgattaagaaatacttaaatcttacactgttgtcggataacagtaaatctttttgagattgtgaactttacatataacttttgaacttagaaataaatttgtctgtttaaagttttaaaagcacagtgtttcattttgaccaccagtaattagagaaattaatgattgtgtacaaggtaagtgatatatctgtttgttcacctgagacatatctaggtgaaatagaaccagggaaaccgttatagtgtttgttgaagtgatacccattttccactagtctgtttatagcttgttagttgttacctcacccataacttgataaagttacattgattttctcaagtggtaagtaagttttatgggatcactgtgcctttagagtattcagtcttaatattttgttatgaggtttcaagtatctggtcgaagtgaggcaactttttggtattattatttgtgcaataaccaggtgcttgatcatttcagactatatatatatatatatatatatatatatatatatatatatatatgtgtatatatatatatatatatatatatatatatatatatatatatatatttccttttgtgtAGCTTTATAAAACATCACTGAAtcttatttgcatatatttataaaatgtacgttcagcattaaaaaaaaatctcattcaatgatatatgtatttcatttacatttaattagATCTTCCAGATATTATTACCGAAACAGTGATACATTACACACAGGAAAAGTCATTTGAATTAAAAGGCAGTCGACTTTGTTATAACAACATTAAATTATCTTGAGACAACATccgaaaaattttctttgaaaattctaCAGGCAGTTTCAGTTATTTGTCAACTGCATACAGATACAACAAAagtaaatcaatctctctctctctctctctcaatcgtaaAGTAATGCAAAATTCATGCATCGGAGACTACCCTGCATATAAAGTCCGAAATAGTTTTCAAATTATTCAGATCCCGAGACTTATTAAACGAACCTTGAAAATCATTCAGACATCGACGTTAAATTGCTTCATTTCGTGTTGCCAGGTCGTTACAGGCCATATTACAGATGAAATCACCCACTAATAACTTCAGCGGAAATGGAAAGATGTTGTGATGGTTCTTATGAGCTATTAAATAGATGAACCTCCATTAAACTGACTTTTCATTttacagacaataaaaaaaaaaacacacacacacacacacgaatacacacaTCTGCGCTCATGAATGATTTCACCAAGGCGGAGTGTggtttacctcgtcgaggcttcCATTTTGATGGTATATATTTGGACGCAGTAAGAACACTCAAGTCTGCTTTCTCTCTTATCTGCTACCCACATGATGTTAACTTGTAACTTGTTACCTAATTGACAGCATAGGTCAACATAGGCAACCTTCTTTTCCAGTTTCTGTAATCGAACGCTGGTCATGCAATGTGTGAGCTAAATATGGTACCTTTACGAGAGTTGAGATCATATTTCAATCcttcactgaaataaaataccTGAAATTAATCTAATGGACAGCAAAAGGCTTCAGCTCACTAAAATGAACTTCCAAATTAAAATGCTAGAACAATCTATCCTAAGTCACACCTTAATTGTCTGGATACTTAGCGAATGGTTCTCAATAAACTGAAATTGCATGGTGCAAACTAGATTCACAAAACTGGCAAATATAAATTGCCTTAGATTCCTTTAAATGACTTTGAAGAACGAGCCTCTGTGAGCATTTGTCCTCAATTATTCTAGATGTTATTCTGTTAAACATCAAACTAAGAGCTGTCGTCTCAAAGCTAGTCATGTCCACATATAGTTTCACATACCTGTGGGATGGCATTAAGTTCCGGGTCTGGTAATTGGTATCTttctacaatttaaaaaaatttctcacGATATACTATTACATGTGATGAATTACTTTTTTAAGTATTATTCATAACAGGTAGATGATATGGAGCATAGCCATTTTCAACTTTATTCTTTCTGACATCCTCGCAAAGGATTTCGGAGTCTCTTACTTTCAGTATCACTTAAGTCATTGGACTGGCTCCCAGTAAGAAGTAATCATTGATTATTCCCCTTTCCTTTCAGAACCCGTTGGAAAAATCTCATCTGTAGATAACCTTACCGCACTCTCGTATTTGACTTTACACTTAGTGTAATACTATTGATTCATTGAAAACGCTTACATTTTAACTCACTCTCTTAGCTTCAGCACATTTTAATATTGCATTAAAAGCAAAATTCATATTTGCTGTTGATAAAAACCTATGAAAATTCGAGTTACCAAAGATGAGCTAACAGGAGTCAAATGTAacctttttaatttatgataGTAACATATCTGAGAAAGAGACACATCATCACAACcttaaacattaatatttatgtattaaaaaataatttatcgaGTGTCTCGTGTTCCCATTCACCCGCACAGGTCCCATCTTGTGTGCATAATACCTTGGGAGAGTTTGTCAAAGGCTTGAGTACAGTCTGTGTAAACTTTAATCACTTGCACAGTCTTTCCTCTCTCAGGAGTCTTAACACCGTCAAAGTGGCCTAGAAGTTGTCAGAGGAAAGACATACTTATGCGAAAGCCAGTGTTGTGTGAGAGTCCAGCTTAAATTATGTAATGTTCTAAACTTTCTTTAGAATTCCATCACTTCTGACGCTATAGCTACTCGTATATCTGTAGTTTATGTAAAgtgttgtttcctttttttttttttttatctaagagaAGTATTTCCTAGACAGGGACATGCCGCACTAATTTTCGTATTAAAAAAGGTTAGTaacataaataagagaaaatataaagcaacACCGTAGTAGTTGACATATTAATCCAGAAATTCATCGCATGGTTTTGTAGTATCCTGATTT is a genomic window containing:
- the LOC136845487 gene encoding uncharacterized protein, yielding MWENYFCEPVNRDDPVNPFEGRHMRAPDLRVEEPTQMDVKNAINSLKNDKVPGLDKIPAELHKIGRKMFHSKIFELLIMIWRTEEKPTTWETGNFVPVHKEGG